A window of the Streptomyces griseochromogenes genome harbors these coding sequences:
- a CDS encoding acetyl-CoA C-acetyltransferase: MAEAYVVEAVRTPVGRRGGGLARVHPADLGAHVLGALVERSGIDPAAVEDVVFGCLDAVGPQAGDIARTCWLAAGLPEEVPGVTVDRQCGSSQQAVHFAAQAVLSGTQDLVVAGGVQNMSQIPIAFASRQAAEPLGLTDGPFLGSTGWRARYGGRPVNQFTGAEMIAAQWGISREDQEEFALRSHRRAVWAIDTGRFERETVTYGEVTVDEGPRRDTSPEKMAALKPVLDGGTITAACSSQVSDGAAALLLASERAVRDHGLRPRARVHHLSVRGEDPIRMLSAPIPATAHALRKTGLTVDAIDLVEINEAFAPVVLAWLKETGADPEKVNVNGGAIALGHPLGATGVRLMTTLLHELERTGGRFGLQTMCEGGGQANVTIIERL, from the coding sequence ATGGCCGAGGCCTATGTCGTCGAAGCGGTCCGCACGCCCGTCGGGCGGCGCGGGGGAGGGCTCGCCCGGGTCCATCCGGCCGACCTGGGCGCGCATGTGCTGGGGGCGCTCGTCGAGCGGTCCGGGATCGATCCGGCCGCCGTGGAGGACGTCGTCTTCGGCTGCCTGGACGCGGTCGGGCCGCAGGCCGGGGACATCGCCCGCACCTGCTGGCTGGCCGCCGGCCTGCCCGAGGAGGTGCCCGGCGTGACCGTCGACCGCCAGTGCGGCTCATCCCAGCAGGCCGTGCACTTCGCCGCGCAGGCCGTGCTCTCCGGCACCCAGGACCTGGTGGTCGCCGGCGGGGTGCAGAACATGTCGCAGATCCCCATCGCCTTCGCCTCCCGGCAGGCCGCCGAACCCCTCGGCCTGACCGACGGCCCCTTCCTCGGCAGCACCGGCTGGCGCGCCCGCTACGGCGGCCGGCCCGTCAACCAGTTCACCGGCGCCGAGATGATCGCCGCCCAGTGGGGCATCAGCCGCGAGGACCAGGAGGAGTTCGCCCTGCGCTCGCACCGGCGCGCGGTGTGGGCCATCGACACGGGCCGCTTCGAGCGCGAGACCGTCACCTACGGCGAGGTCACCGTCGACGAGGGCCCGCGCCGGGACACCTCACCGGAGAAGATGGCCGCGCTGAAGCCCGTCCTCGACGGCGGCACCATCACCGCGGCCTGCTCCTCCCAGGTCTCCGACGGAGCCGCGGCTCTGCTGCTCGCCTCCGAGCGGGCGGTACGGGACCACGGCCTGCGCCCGCGCGCCCGCGTCCACCACCTCTCCGTGCGTGGCGAGGACCCCATCCGCATGCTCTCCGCGCCCATCCCGGCCACCGCGCACGCCCTGAGGAAGACCGGGCTGACCGTCGACGCCATCGACCTCGTGGAGATCAACGAGGCCTTCGCCCCGGTCGTCCTGGCCTGGCTGAAGGAGACCGGCGCGGACCCGGAGAAGGTGAACGTCAACGGCGGCGCCATCGCCCTCGGCCACCCGCTCGGCGCGACCGGCGTCCGGCTGATGACGACCCTGCTGCACGAACTGGAGCGCACCGGCGGCCGCTTCGGCCTCCAGACCATGTGCGAGGGCGGCGGCCAGGCGAACGTGACGATCATCGAACGCCTCTGA